A window from Citrus sinensis cultivar Valencia sweet orange chromosome 5, DVS_A1.0, whole genome shotgun sequence encodes these proteins:
- the LOC102620428 gene encoding xylulose kinase 2, protein MEDYSLPKDSLFLGFDSSTQSLKATVLDSNLNTVASEQLQFDSELPHYKTKDGVYRDPSNNGRIVSPTRMWIEALDLMLQKLSKSLDLSKVAAVSGSGQQHGSVYWKKGSAAILSSLDPKKPLVDQLGDAFSTKESPVWMDSSTTAQCREIEKAVGGALELSKLTGSRGYERFTGPQIRKLFQTQPGVYDDTERISVVSSFMASLLIGAYACIDETDAAGMNLMDIRQRVWSKIVLEATAPSLEEKLGKLAPAHAVAGCIAPYFVERFHFNKNCLVVQWSGDNPNSLAGLTLSTSGDLAISLGTSDTVFGITDDPEPRLEGHVFPNPVDTKGYMIMLVYKNASLTREDVRNHCAEKSWDVFNKYLQQTPPLNGGKMGFYYKEHEILPPLPVGFHRYILENFEGETLDGVNEVEVKEFDPPSEVRALVEGQFLSMRGHAERFGLPSPPRRIIATGGASANQTILSCLASIYGCDIYTVQRPDSASLGAALRAAHGYLCSKKGSFVPISNMYKDKLEKTSLSCKLAVTAGDQQLVSKYAVMMKKRLEIENRLVEKLGRC, encoded by the exons ATGGAGGATTATTCCCTTCCAAAGGACTCCCTTTTTCTCGGATTTGACAGCTCTACTCA GTCATTGAAGGCAACTGTTTTGGACTCAAATCTCAACACCGTCGCTTCCGAGCAACTACAGTTTGACTCTGAATTGCCCCATTACAAGACCAAAGATGGGGTATACCGAGACCCTTCGAATAATGGCAGAATTGTTTCTCCCACCCGCATGTGGATTGAGGCTTTGGATTTGATGCTTCAAAAACTCTCCAAATCTTTGGATTTGTCCAAAGTTGCAGCTGTTTCTGGTAGCGGACAGCAACATGGTAGTGTGTATTGGAAGAAAGGCAGTGCTGCTATTTTGTCATCTTTAGATCCAAAGAAGCCGTTGGTTGATCAATTGGGCGATGCCTTTTCAACTAAGGAATCTCCGGTGTGGATGGATAGCAGCACCACAGCTCAATGTAGGGAGATAGAGAAGGCTGTTGGTGGTGCATTGGAGTTGTCTAAACTTACAGGATCACGTGGTTATGAAAGATTCACCGGACCCCAGATTAGGAAGTTATTTCAAACACAGCCAGGAGTTTATGACGATACTGAGAGGATTTCCGTTGTTAGCTCTTTCATGGCGTCTCTTCTGATTGGGGCATATGCCTGTAttgatgaaactgatgcaGCAGGGATGAACTTGATGGATATCAGACAAAGAGTCTGGTCTAAAATAGTTTTAGAG GCTACAGCACCATCTTTAGAGGAAAAACTTGGAAAGCTAGCCCCTGCTCATGCTGTTGCAGGTTGCATTGCTCCCTACTTTGTGGAGAG GTTTCATTTCAATAAGAATTGTTTGGTTGTTCAGTGGTCAGGAGACAACCCCAACAGTTTGGCCG GTTTGACACTCAGCACTTCTGGGGATCTGGCAATTAGTCTCGGCACCAGTGACACT GTCTTTGGAATCACTGATGATCCTGAACCAAGATTAGAAGGTCATGTATTTCCTAATCCTGTGGACACAAAAGGCTATATGATAATGCTGGTGTATAAAAATGCTTCTCTAACTCGCGAAG ATGTGCGTAATCACTGTGCGGAGAAATCTTGGGATGTTTTCAATAAATATCTGCAACAAACACCACCTCTAAATG GTGGAAAAATGGGTTTCTACTACAAAGAGCATGAAATTCTTCCTCCCCTCCCAG TTGGCTTTCATCGCTATATTCTCGAGAATTTCGAGGGAGAAACTCTTGATGGTGTAAATGAAGTTGAAGTGAAGGAATTTGATCCTCCTTCTGAG GTCCGGGCATTGGTTGAGGGCCAATTTCTCTCTATGCGAGGTCATGCTGAAAGATTTGGTTTGCCTTCTCCACCCAGAAGAATCATAGCTACTGGTGGTGCATCAGCAAATCAGACTATTCTGAGCTGTTTGGCATCTATATACGGCTGTGATATCTATACAGTCCAGAGACCTG ATTCGGCTTCCTTGGGAGCTGCATTGAGAGCAGCCCATGGTTACTTGTGCAGCAAAAAGGGAAGCTTTGTGCCAATCTCAAACATGTACAAGGACAAATTAGAAAAGACATCTCTGAGTTGCAAGCTTGCTGTGACTGCTGGAGACCAACAATTGGTGTCTAAATATGCtgtgatgatgaagaagagatTGGAAATAGAGAATCGCCTTGTCGAGAAGCTGGGCCGATGTTAA
- the LOC102577964 gene encoding tubulin alpha chain, with product MRECISVHIGQAGIQVGNACWELYCLEHGIQPDGQMPGDTTVGGGDDAFNTFFSETGAGKHVPRAVFVDLEPTVIDEVRTGTYRQLFHPEQLISGKEDAANNFARGHYTIGKEIVDLCLDRIRKLADNCTGLQGFLVFNAVGGGTGSGLGSLLLERLSVDYGKKSKLGFTVYPSPQVSTSVVEPYNSVLSTHSLLEHTDVAVLLDNEAIYDICRRSLDIERPTYTNLNRLVSQVISSLTASLRFDGALNVDVTEFQTNLVPYPRIHFMLSSYAPVISAEKAFHEQLSVAEITNSAFEPSSMMAKCDPRHGKYMACCLMYRGDVVPKDVNAAVATIKTKRTIQFVDWCPTGFKCGINYQPPTVVPGGDLAKVQRAVCMISNSTSVAEVFSRIDHKFDLMYAKRAFVHWYVGEGMEEGEFSEAREDLAALEKDYEEVGAESAEGEDGDEGDEY from the exons ATGAGAGAGTGCATTAGCGTTCACATCGGTCAGGCCGGTATCCAGGTCGGAAATGCATGCTGGGAACTTTACTGCCTCGAGCATGGCATTCAG CCTGATGGCCAGATGCCGGGTGATACGACCGTAGGCGGAGGAGATGATGCTTTCAACACCTTTTTCAGTGAAACTGGTGCAGGGAAGCATGTTCCTCGTGCTGTTTTTGTTGATCTGGAGCCCACTGTTATTGATGAAGTTAGGACTGGAACTTACCGCCAACTCTTCCATCCTGAACAACTCATCAGCGGCAAGGAAGATGCTGCCAACAATTTTGCTCGTGGCCACTATACAA TTGGGAAGGAGATTGTTGATCTATGCTTGGACCGGATCAGAAAACTTGCTGATAATTGCACTGGGCTACAAGGGTTCCTGGTTTTCAATGCTGTTGGAGGTGGTACTGGCTCTGGACTTGGGTCACTTCTCTTGGAGCGTCTCTCTGTTGACTATGGAAAGAAATCAAAGCTTGGTTTCACTGTGTATCCTTCACCTCAGGTTTCCACATCAGTTGTGGAACCTTACAACAGTGTTCTTTCAACACATTCCCTCCTTGAGCACACCGATGTTGCTGTGCTTCTTGATAATGAAGCCATCTATGATATCTGCAGGCGCTCTCTTGACATTGAGCGCCCCACTTACACCAATCTCAACCGACTTGTCTCTCAg GTGATCTCATCCCTCACTGCCTCTTTGAGGTTTGATGGAGCTCTGAATGTGGATGTGACTGAGTTCCAGACCAATTTGGTTCCCTATCCAAGGATCCATTTCATGCTCTCCTCTTATGCCCCAGTTATCTCTGCAGAGAAGGCATTCCATGAGCAACTTTCAGTTGCTGAGATCACCAACAGTGCTTTTGAGCCATCATCCATGATGGCCAAATGTGACCCTCGTCATGGCAAGTATATGGCCTGCTGTTTGATGTATCGTGGTGATGTTGTGCCTAAGGATGTGAATGCAGCTGTGGCCACCATCAAGACCAAGCGCACAATTCAGTTTGTTGACTGGTGCCCTACTGGATTCAAGTGTGGTATCAACTATCAGCCACCAACTGTGGTCCCTGGCGGTGACCTTGCCAAGGTGCAGAGGGCTGTCTGCATGATTTCCAACTCCACCAGCGTTGCTGAAGTGTTTTCTCGCATTGATCACAAGTTTGACCTAATGTATGCCAAGCGTGCTTTTGTGCACTGGTATGTTGGTGAGGGAATGGAGGAAGGAGAGTTCTCTGAGGCCCGTGAGGATCTTGCTGCCCTGGAGAAGGATTATGAAGAGGTTGGTGCAGAATCTGCTGAGGGGGAGGATGGCGACGAAGGAGATGAATATTAA
- the LOC102621173 gene encoding receptor-like protein kinase 7: MSTSKISLCLLLCLSFFTCINSDELQILLNLKTSLKDSKSNIFSSWVSNNHFCNFTGITCNSNRSSVQEIELSNRNLTGTVPFDSICQLQALNKLSLGLNSLYGTISKDLNKCVKLQYLDLGNNFFSGSFPDISSLSELQHLYLNLSGFSGVFPWTSLGNMTNLVSLSVGDNPFHPTPFPNQVVKLNKLSWLYLANCSIEGQIPVEIGNLTELINLELSDNNISGKIPSEIGNLVKLWQLELYNNQLSGKLPVGLRNLTNLANFDASANFLEGDLSEVRFLTNLVTLQLFENQFSGEVPAELGKFKKLVNLSLYTNKLTGALPQELGSWADFDFIDVSENLFTGPIPPDMCKRGTMKSLLVLQNKFTGEIPASYANCLTLERFRVSNNSLKGTVPAGIWGLPKVTIIDLALNQIEGSITKDIENAKALAQLFAGYNRLSGELPEEISKATSLVAIELNNNQFSGKIPASIGELKQLSSLKLQNNMLSGSIPESMGSCDSLSDLNMAYNLLSGQIPSSLGSLPTLNSLNLSENKLSGQIPESLSSLRLVILDLSNNGLTGRIPDSLSIEAYNGSFTGNSGLCSQTVNSFQRCSKKSRISKDVVTLIICFAVGTAILLVAIPCYFYLKRREKDDRDRSLKKESWNVNPFRELILTEDEILDSIKQENVIGKGGSGNVYKVVLSNGKELAVKHIWNADPHGGHRRIRSSTPILGKRAQRSREFDAEVQTLSSIRHVNVVNLYCSITSEDSSLLVYEYLPNGSLWDRLHTLKKLELDWETRYEIAVGAAKGLEYLHHGCARPVIHRDVKSSNILLDEFLKPRIADFGLARIVQSNGGKDTTHVIAGTTGYIAPEYGYTSKVDEKSDVYSFGVVLMELVTGKKPIEPEYGENKDIVIWVCSHFNSKESVLTLVDSSIPETFKENAVEILRIAVLCTARQPALRPTMRSVVQMLEEAEPCNLVGIVISKDGATKKIEGKQSEKINLDS; the protein is encoded by the exons ATGTCAACCTCTAAGATTTCTCTGTGTCTCCTCCTTTGTCTCTCCTTCTTCACCTGCATCAATTCAGATGAGCTTCAGATTCTACTAAATCTCAAAACCTCCCTCAAAGATTCGAAATCCAATATATTCTCTTCCTGGGTATCAAATAATCACTTTTGTAACTTCACAGGAATCACTTGCAACTCAAACCGTTCTTCTGTTCAAGAAATCGAGCTTTCCAATCGAAACCTGACCGGAACCGTTCCTTTTGATTCAATATGTCAGCTTCAGGCATTGAACAAGCTCTCACTTGGCTTGAATTCTTTGTACGGTACAATCTCAAAGGACTTGAACAAATGTGTCAAGCTACAGTACTTGGATCTTGGCAACAACTTTTTCAGTGGATCGTTTCCAGACATATCCTCTCTCAGCGAATTACAGCACTTGTATCTCAACCTCAGCGGATTCTCCGGCGTGTTTCCATGGACGTCACTTGGAAACATGACCAATCTTGTTTCGCTGAGCGTTGGCGATAACCCTTTTCATCCCACCCCGTTTCCCAACCAAGTCGTGAAGCTGAACAAGCTGAGTTGGCTCTATTTAGCAAACTGCTCCATTGAAGGTCAAATTCCTGTTGAAATTGGAAACTTAACGGAGCTTATCAACCTGGAGCTCTCTGATAACAATATCTCTGGGAAAATACCATCAGAAATTGGTAACCTTGTAAAGTTGTGGCAGCTCGAGCTCTACAATAATCAGTTGTCAGGAAAGCTTCCTGTTGGATTGAGAAACTTAACCAATCTTGCAAATTTTGATGCCTCGGCCAACTTTCTTGAAGGTGATTTATCTGAAGTGAGGTTTTTGACGAATTTGGTGACTCTGCAGCTGTTTGAGAATCAGTTTTCTGGCGAAGTACCGGCTGAGTTGGGGAAGTTTAAAAAGTTGGTGAATCTTTCTTTGTACACCAACAAATTGACAGGTGCTCTACCTCAGGAACTTGGTTCGTGGGCTGATTTTGATTTCATTGATGTTTCGGAGAATTTGTTCACCGGGCCAATTCCACCGGATATGTGCAAGAGAGGTACCATGAAGAGTCTGCTCGTGTTACAGAACAAATTCACAGGTGAAATTCCGGCGAGTTATGCGAATTGCTTGACTTTAGAGCGATTCAGAGTTAGTAACAACTCGCTAAAGGGGACTGTTCCGGCTGGAATATGGGGGTTGCCCAAGGTAACTATTATAGACCTCGCGTTGAATCAGATTGAAGGGTCTATTACTAAGGATATTGAAAACGCCAAGGCTCTTGCGCAGTTGTTTGCTGGATACAATCGGTTATCAGGTGAATTACCTGAAGAGATTTCCAAGGCTACATCATTGGTTGCTATTGAGCTGAATAACAATCAGTTCTCTGGCAAAATTCCAGCATCAATTGGTGAGCTGAAGCAATTGAGCAGTCTCAAGTTGCAGAACAACATGTTGTCTGGCTCAATACCAGAGTCAATGGGCTCATGTGATTCTCTCAGTGACCTAAACATGGCTTATAACTTACTTTCCGGCCAAATTCCATCGTCATTAGGGTCGCTACCGACTCTGAACTCTTTGAATTTATCAGAAAATAAGCTTTCTGGTCAAATTCCGGAGAGTTTGTCATCTTTGAGGCTGGTCATTCTTGATCTCTCCAACAATGGTCTAACTGGTCGCATACCGGATTCTCTCTCCATTGAAGCATACAATGGTAGCTTCACCGGCAATTCAGGCCTCTGCAGTCAGACTGTTAACTCCTTCCAGCGATGCTCCAAGAAATCAAGGATATCAAAAGATGTCGTCACACTAATCATTTGTTTCGCTGTGGGTACTGCAATCTTGCTTGTTGCGATACCATGTTACTTCTACTTAAAGAGGAGAGAAAAAGATGATCGTGACCGTTCATTAAAGAAAGAATCATGGAACGTAAATCCTTTCCGGGAGTTAATCCTCACTGAAGATGAGATTCTTGATTCGATAAAGCAAGAGAATGTGATAGGAAAAGGAGGGTCTGGAAATGTATACAAAGTTGTGTTGTCCAACGGTAAAGAACTTGCAGTCAAACACATTTGGAATGCTGATCCACATGGTGGCCACAGAAGGATCCGAAGTTCAACTCCAATCCTTGGAAAACGTGCTCAGAGGTCCCGGGAGTTTGATGCTGAGGTGCAAACTTTGAGCTCAATTAGGCACGTAAATGTTGTTAACCTGTATTGTAGCATCACCAGCGAGGACTCAAGCTTGTTAGTCTATGAGTATTTGCCAAATGGCAGTCTGTGGGATCGTCTGCACACTTTGAAGAAGTTGGAACTTGATTGGGAGACGAGGTATGAAATTGCAGTTGGGGCGGCTAAGGGCTTAGAGTATCTGCATCACGGTTGCGCGAGGCCTGTTATTCACAGGGATGTCAAGTCTAGTAACATTTTATTGGATGAGTTCTTGAAGCCTAGGATTGCTGATTTTGGGCTTGCCAGGATTGTTCAATCCAATGGTGGTAAGGACACCACCCATGTCATTGCTGGAACCACCGGTTACATTGCTCCTG AATATGGGTACACGAGCAAGGTGGATGAGAAAAGTGATGTGTATAGTTTCGGGGTGGTGTTAATGGAGCTAGTGACTGGAAAGAAGCCTATAGAGCCAGAGTATGGAGAGAACAAGGACATTGTGATATGGGTATGCAGCCATTTCAATAGTAAAGAGAGTGTATTAACCCTCGTGGACTCCAGCATCCCGGAGACTTTCAAGGAAAATGCTGTCGAGATATTGAGGATTGCAGTTCTCTGCACGGCAAGGCAACCTGCGTTGAGACCAACAATGAGGAGTGTGGTTCAGATGCTAGAGGAAGCTGAGCCATGTAATTTAGTTGGAATTGTCATCAGCAAAGATGGTGCCACTAAGAAAATAGAAGGGAAGCAAagtgagaaaattaatttggattcTTAA
- the LOC102613727 gene encoding protein ZW2 has product MNFEAFFKDWLIRQENLSYQLLDAIAPENIHNNELHQCLIDQVLSHYQQYYLEKSLAATEDVFQIISPPWLTFPERTFLWIGGFRPSLIFKLIANSVQDLTAEQESEVQQVKAETRREERELGQTMARVQESVASAPFMNLARRSANLVDREVPEAEAAMKELQKGMLAVLEAADALRSTAAAETSADFAPNSDC; this is encoded by the coding sequence ATGAACTTCGAAGCATTCTTCAAAGACTGGCTCATTCGGCAGGAAAACTTATCTTATCAGCTCCTCGATGCCATCGCTCCAGAAAATATACACAACAACGAGCTACACCAATGTTTGATCGATCAAGTTTTATCTCATTACCAACAATACTACTTAGAGAAATCACTGGCGGCCACTGAAGACGTGTTTCAAATCATTTCCCCTCCCTGGCTTACCTTCCCCGAAAGAACATTCCTCTGGATTGGCGGGTTCCGGCCCTCCTTAATCTTCAAGCTAATCGCCAACTCTGTTCAGGATCTGACAGCGGAGCAAGAGAGTGAGGTCCAGCAAGTGAAAGCGGAGACACGAAGAGAAGAGAGGGAGCTTGGACAGACAATGGCGAGAGTTCAAGAGAGCGTGGCATCGGCGCCATTCATGAATTTGGCGAGACGATCTGCGAATTTAGTTGATAGGGAAGTCCCAGAGGCGGAAGCGGCGATGAAAGAACTTCAGAAAGGGATGCTTGCGGTTTTAGAGGCGGCCGATGCGCTTCGTAGTACGGCTGCAGCAGAAACTTCTGCAGATTTTGCGCCCAATTCAGACTGTTAA